GTTCCCTTCGCTGATCAGATCTGAAAGGGCGAGGCCCTGGTTCTGGTACTGCTTGGCCACCACGACGACGAAACGCAGGTTCGCGTGAATCATGGTCTCCAGTGCTTTCTCGTCGCCGTCCCGGATGCGGCGGGCCAGATCCTCCTCATCCTCGGGCGTGAGCAGCTCCGTATCGCCGATCTCTTTCAGGTACAAGTCGAGCGACTCATCGTCTCTGACCTGGATCTTCGTAGTCAGTTTCATACCGAATCACCTCCCTGCCAGCCCTGTTGCGCATGTATTGTTGGCAGTCACGATATGCCATTTTGTCATGTTCTGCCAATTTGGCATATCCGATGTGCTCTTACGTAGATTAGTCAAATTCCACCGTGCAAAACCTGCGCTTTTTTTCAAACAAACTAACCGGCTCACTTTCAACGACTTACGATACTCCCCTTACTTTCTTTCGGATGCATCCATTCGAACTGGCACGGTCTTTGCGCTAATTACATTGCAGATGACGGAACTGCCGTATCACCCGCGTTTCTTAACTAATGTACGCCGGGGATGGCCATTCGGTTCCGAAAGGCGGCAAAGAGATTGCAGAGAGACGGTGAAGAGACGGTAAAGAGATCGTGAAGAGGTCAGTTGGTAACTTTAAAAGGAGGAGCATCATGAGAACGACGACCATATTCCCACTGACGAACCTGCATAACCTGCGGACCGAACTCGACGGCATGTTCCGGCCGTTAGCGTTACGGTCCGGATTCCAGGCACGCTGGTCGCCCCGCGTGGACACCCACGAGACCGAGGACGCTTTTATGGTCGCGGTCGACCTTCCGGGCGTAGCTTCGGAGGACGTGTCGATCAGCCTGGAAAAGGGCGTGCTCACCATCAGCGGCGAACGCAAGAGTCCCTTCGGTCTCAACGGCGACGCGGAGCAGCGGCCCCGCGGAAAGTTCGAGCACGCGTTTCCGGTGCCGGACGCGGTGGATACCGAATCGATCGACGCCACGTACAAGGACGGCGTCATGAACCTCACGCTGCGGAAGACGAAGGAGTCGCAGCCCAGGCAGATTCCGATTACCGTGGCCTGAGGCCGCGCGGCCGGAAGTGGACGAACCCGCCCGTCCTCCGACCGGGGGACTGGACGGGTACAAGCGGGTCCAAGCGGGTCCAAGCAGGTCCGAAAAAACCCGGGGCGGGAGCACCCGCCTCATCACGTAAGCGGGCACGGCTCGTCTCCACGCGGAGACGGGCTTTACCCGTTTCTAAGGAGCGAAACACATGGGCAAGATCATTGGAATCGACCTGGGCACGACCAACTCCTGCGTAGCGGTGGTGGAGGGCGGCGAGCCGACCGTGGTGCCGAACGCGGAAGGCAGCCGGACCACCTCCTCCGTCGTGGGCTTTTCGAAGGACGGCGAACGGCTCGTCGGCGCGACGGCCAAACGGCAGGCGGTCACCAACCCCGACGCGACGGTCTACTCCGTCAAGCGGTTCATGGGACGCCGTTTCGAAGAGGTGCCCGACGAGCGCACCCGCATGCCCTACAGCGTGGTGGAAGGTTCGAACGGCCAGGTCAGCATACAGATCAGTGACAAGACGTACTCGCCCCCGGAGATCTCCGCGGCGGTCCTGCAGAAAATGAAGCAGACGGCCGAGGACTACCTGGGCGAGACCGTCACGGAGGCCGTGATTACGGTGCCGGCGTACTTCAACGACAGCCAGCGCCAGGCCACCAAGGACGCCGGCCGCATCGCCGGCCTGGACGTCAAGCGCATCATCAACGAGCCGACGGCCGCGTCGTTGGCCTACGGGCTCGACAAGAAGAGCAACGAGAAGATCGCGGTCTTCGACCTCGGCGGCGGCACCTTCGACATTTCGATCCTTGAAATCGGTGACGGCGTCTTCGAAGTCATGGCGACCAACGGCGACACCCACCTGGGCGGCGACGACCTGGACGACGCGGTCGTGGACTACCTGGCGGACGAGTTCAACAAGGAAGCCGGCATCGACCTACGCAACGACGCCATGGCCCTGCAGCGCCTGAAGGAAGCGGCCGAGAAGGCCAAGTGCGAGCTTTCGACCGCGGGACAGACCGAAATCGCCCTGCCCTTCATCACGGCGGACGCCTCCGGTCCCAAGCACCTGAACCGCTCCATGACGCGGG
The genomic region above belongs to Gemmatimonadota bacterium and contains:
- a CDS encoding Hsp20/alpha crystallin family protein, with the protein product MRTTTIFPLTNLHNLRTELDGMFRPLALRSGFQARWSPRVDTHETEDAFMVAVDLPGVASEDVSISLEKGVLTISGERKSPFGLNGDAEQRPRGKFEHAFPVPDAVDTESIDATYKDGVMNLTLRKTKESQPRQIPITVA
- the dnaK gene encoding molecular chaperone DnaK — protein: MGKIIGIDLGTTNSCVAVVEGGEPTVVPNAEGSRTTSSVVGFSKDGERLVGATAKRQAVTNPDATVYSVKRFMGRRFEEVPDERTRMPYSVVEGSNGQVSIQISDKTYSPPEISAAVLQKMKQTAEDYLGETVTEAVITVPAYFNDSQRQATKDAGRIAGLDVKRIINEPTAASLAYGLDKKSNEKIAVFDLGGGTFDISILEIGDGVFEVMATNGDTHLGGDDLDDAVVDYLADEFNKEAGIDLRNDAMALQRLKEAAEKAKCELSTAGQTEIALPFITADASGPKHLNRSMTRAQLEQLVDPLIQRVVAPCRQAISDAGLSASDIDEVVLVGGSTRMPKVQEIVKELFGKEPNRGVNPDEVVAIGAAIQGAVLSGDVKDVLLLDVTPLSLGIETLGGVFTRLIDRNTT